The following proteins are encoded in a genomic region of Reichenbachiella sp.:
- a CDS encoding response regulator transcription factor, translating into MKILIVENEIELLNDLEEFLKGEGYLIEKASSLAEAREKVFVYDYDLLVLDLGLPDGNGLEVLKLLKKEKPDTGVLILTARDALDDKLAGLDMGADDYMTKPFHLSELNARIKSILRRRNFDGSSIVSYKEIEIDTDKMNVSIHGKKLTLTRKEYEFILYLVINKSKVLTKESIAEHLWGDDSDMFDSFDFIYTHIKNLRKKLLEAGGNDYLKSVYGLGYKFEAD; encoded by the coding sequence ATGAAAATACTGATTGTAGAAAATGAAATTGAGCTGCTCAACGATCTCGAAGAGTTTTTGAAGGGGGAAGGGTATTTAATAGAAAAAGCCAGTTCATTAGCAGAAGCCAGAGAAAAGGTATTTGTATACGACTATGACTTGCTGGTTTTAGATTTAGGCCTGCCAGATGGTAATGGCTTGGAAGTACTCAAGTTATTGAAGAAAGAAAAGCCAGATACTGGTGTGTTAATACTGACGGCCAGGGATGCGCTGGACGATAAACTGGCTGGTTTGGATATGGGTGCGGATGACTATATGACAAAGCCATTTCACCTGTCAGAACTCAATGCGAGAATAAAATCAATATTAAGAAGAAGAAATTTTGATGGAAGTAGTATCGTGTCTTATAAGGAAATTGAGATTGATACAGACAAGATGAACGTGAGTATCCATGGTAAAAAGCTTACACTAACCCGCAAAGAATATGAATTCATATTATATCTGGTAATCAATAAGAGCAAAGTGCTAACTAAGGAATCAATTGCTGAGCATTTATGGGGGGACGATTCGGACATGTTCGATTCTTTCGACTTTATTTATACACATATCAAAAACCTAAGAAAAAAGCTTCTGGAAGCTGGCGGCAATGATTATCTTAAATCTGTTTATGGATTGGGATATAAATTTGAGGCAGATTGA
- a CDS encoding tartrate-resistant acid phosphatase type 5 family protein: MKLKKNILLLCLIVWLSPIQAQKSSEKSEFIVTDSLEIWEDAFHFLAIGDWGRKGQYHQQDVADRMEEVARVLDAEFVMSLGDNFYPNGVASVDDPNWNYSFEDVYKGYHLNIPWHVVLGNHDYRGNPQAQLDYTWKSQRWNMPSRYFNYDYELDDEGLLSLVFIDTSPFEHKYYEEEKYDQVWSQDSTRQIQWADSVLKAKSKSSWLIVAGHHPMYSGGKRIEATSDVRSHLEPLLTRNNVDVYFAGHEHDMQYIKPKGKLHHFISGAGSEVRPTGMLDFSKYAISEHGFMAVSVTKDRMLVQVINHKGNLLNRTVIEKN, encoded by the coding sequence ATGAAATTGAAAAAAAACATACTTTTGCTTTGCTTGATTGTTTGGTTAAGTCCGATACAGGCTCAGAAGTCATCCGAAAAATCGGAGTTTATTGTAACTGATAGTCTGGAAATATGGGAAGATGCCTTTCACTTTCTTGCTATAGGAGACTGGGGTAGAAAAGGGCAGTATCATCAGCAGGATGTAGCTGACAGAATGGAAGAGGTAGCGAGAGTTTTGGATGCCGAGTTCGTGATGTCGCTAGGAGATAATTTTTATCCAAATGGTGTGGCGAGTGTTGATGACCCTAATTGGAACTACTCTTTCGAAGATGTTTATAAAGGGTATCATTTGAATATTCCTTGGCATGTAGTCTTGGGAAACCACGACTATCGTGGCAACCCACAGGCTCAGCTAGATTATACCTGGAAAAGTCAGCGATGGAATATGCCGAGCCGCTATTTCAATTATGACTATGAGCTGGATGATGAAGGTCTATTGAGCCTTGTCTTTATTGATACTTCACCTTTTGAGCATAAATATTATGAAGAAGAAAAGTATGATCAGGTTTGGTCTCAGGATTCTACACGGCAGATACAATGGGCTGACAGTGTGCTAAAGGCAAAGTCAAAATCGAGTTGGTTGATTGTAGCAGGGCATCACCCCATGTACTCTGGAGGAAAACGAATAGAGGCTACTTCAGATGTTCGGTCTCACCTCGAACCTTTGCTTACCCGCAATAATGTGGATGTGTATTTTGCTGGTCATGAACATGACATGCAATACATCAAGCCTAAAGGCAAATTGCATCATTTTATTTCTGGTGCGGGGTCTGAGGTAAGACCCACAGGCATGTTAGACTTTTCCAAATATGCCATTTCAGAGCATGGTTTTATGGCGGTTTCGGTTACCAAAGATAGGATGCTTGTGCAGGTGATTAATCATAAAGGAAACCTGCTCAATAGAACTGTAATTGAAAAAAACTGA
- a CDS encoding TonB-dependent receptor, whose product MMNDYKVIKFALAILLSLCFSSVQAQEKGMVTGVVTDANTGDPLPGATVKIVGSYSGAATDVRGNFDIFVEPGTVELEISFIGNETKKETFEIASGEIKQLTVALGANVTELEAVTITATLEGQMRALNQQKSADNLKNIVSADQIGKFPDQNAAESLQRVPGVNIQRDEGDGRFVLVRGLAPQFTNISVNGEQIPSPDAGARFVALDAIPAAQLASLEVTKAITPDMDGDAIGGSVNLVTPTASSEELKISGSGSLEYNNGIEKTAGQGSLSLSQRLAKGKFGYIVSGSYSASRKGSDRYELDGWDGDHPDGLDEFIIGDYEIDRDRIGVSATLDYDLSSSSKIYLRSLYSELKELEQRRETYNGAEEDEGTLEFETGKELKHRQEDQGVYSLNLGGSHVSSKLKLDYEVSYSKAFQKTPFNDKITFANDEDVSWGVNLDNVLNPKLTNYTYDGSPSAFGVSENYIFDKSEQSSTLGEDENITAKINVALPFSLGENIGEFKFGGKTRFKDKFYRYDSFREFELNDDADDLALIPFQSNYTDNNFMAGDLGETIGFFPDHSSYFAYQDENLSDFDVDDEILAEESALEAYKASEDVYAGYAQGKINIKKLMILGGLRYELTKVRYENSIWDADEEQAVAHIEDNDYSFLLPMLHFKYSLNSNVNIRAAVTRSYARPNFEDLVQGAEIAAEDEEASISNPALKPVGSWNFDIFGEKYFGTVGLLSGGVFAKRMNDFIYQQTTLGDILDYTDFEITQSINGDLAILYGFEVAWQQNLTFLPGALKGIGIYANYTFTESNAEVENFAQGEDFTEIELPGQTKHVGNFALSYAIGGFNARASINFNGSYISEIDGGDLVYIDGRRQIDLSLSQSFMDKKLTGFIQLNNITDENQIEYYNTSATPKQREQYGFWGRAGLKFNL is encoded by the coding sequence ATGATGAACGATTACAAAGTAATAAAATTTGCTCTTGCAATTTTATTGTCACTATGCTTTTCATCTGTCCAAGCACAGGAAAAAGGTATGGTGACAGGAGTGGTCACAGATGCCAATACAGGAGATCCTCTACCTGGTGCAACTGTTAAAATAGTAGGGTCCTATTCGGGGGCAGCCACTGATGTAAGAGGCAATTTTGACATTTTTGTTGAGCCTGGTACAGTTGAACTTGAGATTTCTTTTATTGGAAATGAAACAAAAAAGGAAACTTTTGAAATAGCATCTGGAGAGATAAAGCAACTGACTGTAGCTCTTGGAGCAAATGTGACGGAATTGGAGGCAGTTACTATCACTGCTACCTTAGAAGGTCAAATGAGGGCCTTGAATCAGCAAAAATCGGCTGACAATTTAAAGAATATAGTATCAGCTGATCAGATAGGAAAATTCCCAGATCAAAATGCAGCAGAATCGCTTCAAAGAGTCCCGGGTGTTAATATTCAGAGAGATGAAGGAGATGGACGGTTTGTATTGGTAAGAGGTCTGGCTCCTCAATTTACTAATATTAGTGTAAATGGGGAGCAAATTCCATCTCCAGATGCCGGTGCTCGATTTGTAGCTTTGGATGCGATACCAGCAGCTCAGCTGGCTTCATTGGAAGTTACGAAAGCAATTACACCTGACATGGATGGTGATGCCATAGGAGGGTCTGTTAATTTGGTTACACCAACAGCATCTTCTGAAGAATTGAAAATTTCTGGGTCAGGATCACTAGAATACAATAACGGAATTGAAAAAACTGCTGGTCAAGGAAGTTTAAGTCTAAGTCAACGTCTGGCGAAAGGTAAGTTTGGCTATATAGTCAGTGGAAGTTACTCAGCGAGCCGTAAGGGGTCTGATAGATATGAACTTGATGGTTGGGATGGGGATCATCCCGATGGGCTTGATGAATTTATTATTGGTGATTATGAAATTGATAGAGACAGAATTGGTGTAAGTGCTACACTTGATTATGACTTAAGTTCAAGTAGTAAAATATATTTGAGATCATTGTATAGTGAGCTAAAAGAGTTGGAGCAAAGACGTGAAACATACAATGGAGCAGAAGAGGATGAAGGAACTTTAGAATTTGAAACTGGGAAAGAATTGAAACATAGACAGGAAGATCAAGGAGTATATAGTTTGAACCTTGGTGGTAGTCATGTGTCATCTAAACTTAAGTTGGATTATGAAGTTTCGTATTCTAAGGCATTTCAAAAGACTCCATTCAATGATAAGATCACATTTGCCAATGATGAAGATGTCTCTTGGGGTGTTAATCTCGACAATGTTTTGAATCCGAAATTAACAAACTATACTTACGATGGCAGTCCTTCAGCTTTTGGTGTGAGTGAAAACTATATCTTTGACAAGAGTGAGCAATCATCCACTTTGGGGGAAGACGAAAATATTACAGCAAAAATTAATGTTGCTCTGCCATTTTCTTTAGGTGAAAACATAGGTGAATTTAAATTTGGAGGAAAGACTAGATTCAAGGATAAGTTTTATCGCTATGATTCATTTCGTGAATTTGAATTAAACGACGATGCAGATGATCTAGCACTCATTCCTTTCCAAAGTAATTACACAGATAACAATTTTATGGCTGGAGACCTTGGAGAGACGATAGGTTTTTTCCCCGATCATAGCAGTTATTTCGCGTATCAAGATGAGAATTTGTCTGACTTTGATGTTGATGACGAAATTTTGGCTGAGGAGTCTGCTTTAGAAGCTTATAAGGCTTCTGAGGATGTATATGCAGGGTACGCACAAGGGAAAATAAATATCAAGAAACTAATGATTCTGGGAGGGTTGAGATATGAACTTACAAAAGTTCGCTATGAGAATTCAATTTGGGATGCAGATGAAGAGCAGGCCGTAGCTCATATAGAAGACAATGATTATTCATTTCTACTTCCTATGCTACACTTTAAATATTCATTAAATAGTAATGTTAATATAAGAGCGGCTGTTACTAGATCTTATGCCAGACCTAATTTTGAGGATTTGGTTCAAGGTGCGGAAATTGCTGCGGAAGATGAAGAAGCTTCGATTTCTAATCCAGCATTAAAACCTGTTGGTTCTTGGAATTTTGATATTTTCGGGGAAAAATATTTTGGAACAGTTGGTCTTTTGTCAGGCGGGGTTTTTGCCAAAAGGATGAATGATTTTATTTATCAACAAACAACACTTGGTGATATTTTGGATTATACTGATTTTGAGATTACCCAATCTATAAATGGTGATTTAGCTATCCTTTATGGTTTTGAAGTTGCTTGGCAGCAAAACCTTACTTTTCTACCAGGTGCCTTGAAAGGAATTGGAATATATGCCAATTACACTTTTACTGAGTCTAATGCCGAAGTTGAAAATTTTGCCCAAGGAGAAGATTTTACTGAGATTGAATTGCCAGGCCAAACAAAGCATGTTGGAAACTTTGCTCTGTCTTATGCAATAGGCGGTTTTAATGCGAGAGCTTCAATCAACTTCAATGGTAGCTACATTAGCGAGATTGATGGAGGGGATTTAGTTTATATAGACGGACGAAGGCAAATTGATCTTTCACTAAGTCAAAGCTTCATGGATAAGAAACTGACAGGCTTTATTCAGTTGAACAACATTACAGACGAAAATCAAATCGAGTATTATAATACAAGTGCTACACCAAAACAGCGCGAACAATATGGTTTTTGGGGAAGAGCTGGATTGAAATTTAACCTTTAA
- a CDS encoding alcohol dehydrogenase catalytic domain-containing protein encodes MRIDLMYCGICGSDVSHFNGNRPIEYPFSLGHEFCGKIIEVSKTNSKFQIGQFVTSDLNFRCNECEFCNKGKSHLCNENKKELFSNRGFAKYMDIHQDYLFLVDKPIGYLASLCEPLSCCIHAIDISEIQKRNKVLILGTGSIGSLLTLAFCEKFSETPVWLFDKVLTKCLALSKCFKNASQLEYVEPEFDFVFDTTGTSHGLKLACDTVKKGGKLIVMSHLDESNDDIIHSTLARKEVSVTFPYLNGERKNMEKAISILTTKLPIHFNSLIDIHPLQSLQACFENMTRTKTNKIIIDINNSVN; translated from the coding sequence GTGAGAATCGATCTGATGTATTGTGGAATATGTGGAAGCGATGTTTCTCATTTTAATGGAAATCGTCCTATTGAATATCCCTTTTCATTAGGCCATGAATTTTGCGGTAAAATCATTGAAGTCAGTAAGACGAATTCAAAATTTCAAATAGGGCAATTTGTGACATCCGATTTAAACTTTAGATGTAACGAATGTGAGTTTTGCAATAAGGGAAAATCCCATTTGTGTAATGAAAATAAAAAAGAACTCTTCTCAAATCGAGGGTTTGCTAAATATATGGATATTCATCAAGACTATCTTTTTCTAGTAGACAAGCCTATTGGCTATTTGGCAAGCTTATGCGAACCTCTCTCATGTTGCATTCATGCCATTGATATTTCAGAAATCCAGAAAAGGAATAAAGTTTTGATATTAGGAACTGGAAGTATAGGTTCTCTTTTAACCTTAGCATTCTGTGAAAAATTCTCAGAAACACCGGTTTGGTTATTTGACAAGGTTCTAACTAAATGTTTGGCACTTTCAAAGTGTTTCAAAAATGCATCTCAACTCGAGTATGTCGAACCAGAGTTTGATTTTGTATTTGATACAACAGGAACTTCTCATGGGCTGAAGTTAGCCTGCGATACGGTTAAAAAAGGAGGAAAGTTAATTGTTATGAGCCATCTTGATGAAAGTAATGATGATATTATTCACTCGACGCTTGCTAGAAAGGAAGTTAGTGTTACATTTCCATATCTTAATGGAGAAAGAAAAAACATGGAAAAGGCCATTAGTATACTGACGACAAAACTTCCAATCCACTTCAACTCCTTAATCGACATACATCCCCTACAGTCGCTTCAGGCTTGTTTTGAAAATATGACCAGAACAAAAACTAACAAAATCATAATTGACATAAATAATTCAGTCAACTGA
- a CDS encoding Rid family hydrolase: MNDIRNFSKINAVYCESFISNPPVRETVEVSCLSKNVNVKISCIAIV; the protein is encoded by the coding sequence GTGAACGACATCAGAAACTTTAGTAAAATCAATGCGGTTTATTGCGAATCCTTCATCAGTAATCCTCCAGTAAGAGAAACCGTAGAAGTAAGCTGCCTGTCTAAAAATGTGAATGTGAAAATTTCCTGCATCGCCATTGTATAA
- a CDS encoding RidA family protein: protein MIHTPNAPAPIGPYSQSTLAGNTLYVSGQIALVPGTDNLLLDSIEEETHQVMKNMGAILKEAGADYTHVVKCSIFVSDMGNFGKINAVYGEYFTSNPPARETVEVSCLPKNVNVEISCIAVL, encoded by the coding sequence ATGATCCACACCCCAAACGCTCCAGCCCCGATTGGTCCATACAGCCAATCTACTTTGGCCGGGAACACCTTGTACGTCTCTGGACAAATTGCTTTGGTTCCCGGAACTGATAATTTATTACTAGATAGTATCGAAGAAGAAACTCATCAAGTGATGAAAAATATGGGAGCCATATTGAAAGAGGCTGGTGCAGATTATACCCATGTCGTCAAATGCTCGATTTTCGTGAGCGACATGGGCAACTTTGGAAAAATCAACGCTGTCTACGGAGAATATTTTACCAGCAATCCTCCAGCACGAGAGACCGTAGAAGTAAGCTGTTTGCCTAAAAACGTGAATGTGGAAATTTCCTGCATCGCCGTACTATAA
- the gltX gene encoding glutamate--tRNA ligase, which produces MSNEVRVRFAPSPTGVLHIGGVRTALYNYLFAKKNGGKFILRIEDTDQSRFVEGAEQYIKDSLAWCGIKIDEGTDEGGDYAPYKQSERKDLYKKYAQQMIDEGTAYYAFDTAEELDEMRETLKAAKANSLNYNSITRNTMKNSLTLPEEEVKQRLDSGEPYVIRIKVPTKEDIRLNDMIRGWVNVHTSTMDDKVLMKSDGMPTYHLANVVDDYLMKITHVIRGEEWLPSAPLHVLLYRYLGWEKDMPKFAHLPLLLKPDGNGKLSKRDAAKHGFPIFPMEWKATEEDASLKGFKEEGYLSEAFVNFLALLGWNPGTENEIFSLDELVEAFTIERISKAGAKFDIDKAIWFNQQYIRNMKPSDLGSLLLDQTKAAGIACDDSKALAIAELLQERIDFIPELLSKGQYFFTGPTEYVEKVVRKKWKGEAKAVFATFMEKISNQELTSDDFQATLEQSATENDTKVGMVMQILRVAITGEAGGPDLMKIMEVLGTNEVTDRIKKATSAFDQIANNE; this is translated from the coding sequence ATGAGTAACGAAGTAAGAGTAAGATTTGCACCTAGTCCAACAGGCGTCCTTCACATTGGAGGCGTACGTACTGCACTATACAACTATCTGTTTGCTAAAAAGAATGGTGGAAAATTTATTCTTAGAATAGAAGACACTGATCAATCTCGTTTTGTAGAAGGGGCAGAACAGTACATCAAAGACTCCTTAGCCTGGTGCGGGATAAAGATTGATGAAGGCACTGATGAGGGAGGAGATTACGCACCATACAAACAATCTGAGCGAAAGGATTTATACAAAAAATATGCTCAGCAAATGATTGATGAAGGTACCGCCTATTATGCCTTCGATACCGCTGAGGAATTGGACGAAATGCGCGAGACACTCAAAGCAGCGAAGGCTAATTCATTGAATTATAATTCGATCACTCGAAATACCATGAAGAATTCACTGACACTCCCTGAAGAGGAAGTGAAGCAACGGCTAGACTCTGGTGAGCCTTATGTGATTCGAATTAAGGTGCCTACTAAAGAAGATATTCGATTGAATGATATGATCCGTGGCTGGGTCAATGTGCATACCTCCACAATGGACGACAAGGTTTTAATGAAATCAGATGGGATGCCAACCTATCACCTGGCCAATGTGGTAGATGATTATTTAATGAAAATCACGCATGTCATTAGAGGTGAAGAGTGGTTACCTTCTGCTCCTTTGCACGTGTTGTTATACAGATATTTAGGTTGGGAAAAGGACATGCCAAAATTTGCGCATCTACCCTTACTGTTGAAACCTGATGGAAACGGCAAGCTCAGCAAGAGAGATGCTGCCAAACATGGCTTTCCAATCTTTCCTATGGAATGGAAGGCAACTGAAGAGGATGCCTCATTGAAAGGATTTAAAGAAGAGGGTTACCTAAGCGAAGCGTTTGTTAACTTCCTTGCATTATTAGGCTGGAACCCTGGAACAGAAAATGAAATTTTCAGTTTAGATGAGTTGGTCGAAGCATTCACTATAGAACGAATCAGCAAGGCAGGAGCCAAATTCGACATTGATAAGGCTATCTGGTTCAACCAGCAGTACATTAGAAATATGAAGCCATCAGATTTAGGTTCACTTCTACTAGATCAAACAAAAGCAGCGGGCATAGCCTGTGATGATTCAAAAGCATTGGCTATTGCTGAGTTGCTTCAAGAACGTATAGATTTTATTCCTGAGCTTCTTTCTAAGGGGCAATATTTTTTCACGGGGCCTACTGAATATGTCGAAAAAGTAGTTCGTAAGAAGTGGAAAGGTGAAGCGAAGGCTGTGTTTGCTACTTTCATGGAAAAAATATCTAATCAGGAGCTCACCTCAGATGACTTTCAAGCCACTTTAGAACAATCGGCCACTGAAAACGACACCAAAGTAGGCATGGTCATGCAAATACTGAGAGTAGCCATTACAGGCGAAGCAGGTGGTCCTGATCTCATGAAGATCATGGAAGTACTCGGAACAAATGAGGTAACTGATCGTATAAAAAAAGCAACTAGTGCTTTTGATCAGATAGCCAACAATGAGTAA
- a CDS encoding TIGR00266 family protein, with the protein MRSHEIDYEIKGESIQIVEVELDPRETVVAEAGAMLFMEDGISFETKMGDGSEPNQGFLGKLVSAGTRVLTGESLFMTHFTNHGAGKKKVAFSAPYPGTVIPIDLQQSPNQELIVQKDGFLCAALGTKVSITLNKRLGSGLIGGEGFILQKLQGDGMAFVHAGGTVIEKQLNNETLRIDTGCVVAFESTLDFDIQSAGGLKSMVFGGEGMFLATMRGTGKVWLQSMPIRKLIQAIAPYGKNSSKEASSILGDFLE; encoded by the coding sequence ATGAGAAGTCATGAAATCGACTATGAAATCAAAGGCGAAAGCATTCAAATCGTTGAAGTTGAGCTAGACCCAAGAGAAACGGTGGTAGCAGAGGCAGGTGCCATGCTATTTATGGAAGACGGGATCTCTTTCGAAACCAAGATGGGCGATGGATCCGAACCAAATCAGGGATTTTTAGGAAAATTGGTTTCGGCTGGGACAAGAGTTCTGACCGGCGAGTCACTGTTTATGACACACTTCACCAATCATGGAGCAGGTAAGAAAAAAGTGGCCTTTTCGGCTCCATATCCTGGAACGGTAATCCCTATTGATCTCCAGCAATCGCCGAATCAAGAACTCATTGTTCAAAAAGATGGATTTCTATGTGCTGCGTTAGGCACCAAAGTTTCCATTACACTCAACAAAAGATTGGGTTCAGGCTTAATCGGTGGCGAAGGATTCATCTTGCAAAAACTACAAGGTGATGGCATGGCCTTCGTACATGCAGGAGGTACGGTCATTGAAAAGCAACTTAACAACGAAACGCTAAGAATTGATACCGGCTGCGTGGTGGCATTTGAATCAACGCTGGATTTTGATATTCAATCTGCTGGGGGCCTCAAATCCATGGTATTTGGGGGTGAAGGCATGTTTTTAGCCACTATGCGTGGCACAGGCAAAGTGTGGCTCCAATCCATGCCTATCAGAAAACTGATACAAGCCATTGCACCTTACGGTAAAAATTCGTCAAAAGAAGCCTCTTCCATTTTAGGAGATTTTCTGGAGTAA
- a CDS encoding NAD(P)-dependent oxidoreductase, with amino-acid sequence MTKIGILKEGKIPIDRRVAIIPSQAKFIKENFSNLELVCQKSDIRCFSDDDYSAEGITLVDAVDDCDVIFGVKEVPLGKLLPNKTYFFFSHTIKKQEYNRELLNEVLDKNIRLIDYETLTDANGQRIIAFGRYAGIVGAYNGIWSFGKRYNLFNIRRAHECFDLEDMKSDFSKVKLPNIKIVITGGGRVAKGAMEVLLGLNIRKVTPERFVNEDFQEPVFTQLNSRDYNKHKEGKEFTRSEFFEQPENFESDFYQYAKCADILIACAYWHPAAPVLFTREEATHRDFKINIIADVTCDIEGSIPSTIRPATIDEPVFDYDPTTGQEMPPFSDEGNISVMSVDNLPCELPRNASEDFGKELVNNVLPCLLGDDPDKIIERATIAENGKLTAHYAYLQDYADGKE; translated from the coding sequence ATGACTAAAATTGGCATCCTCAAAGAAGGTAAAATTCCGATCGATCGACGTGTGGCAATCATTCCATCACAGGCCAAATTCATCAAGGAAAATTTCTCCAACCTTGAGTTAGTTTGTCAGAAAAGTGACATCAGATGCTTTTCTGATGATGACTACAGCGCAGAAGGTATAACCTTGGTGGATGCTGTAGATGACTGCGATGTCATATTTGGTGTTAAGGAGGTCCCATTAGGCAAATTGCTTCCTAATAAAACATACTTCTTCTTTTCCCACACCATCAAAAAACAAGAGTACAATCGGGAGCTACTTAATGAGGTTCTCGACAAAAACATAAGACTGATAGATTATGAAACCTTGACTGATGCCAACGGCCAGCGCATTATTGCATTCGGGCGATATGCAGGCATCGTAGGTGCATACAACGGAATCTGGTCCTTTGGAAAAAGATATAATCTCTTCAATATCAGACGAGCGCATGAGTGCTTCGATTTGGAGGATATGAAATCCGATTTCAGCAAGGTAAAACTCCCAAACATTAAAATCGTGATCACTGGGGGTGGTCGTGTAGCCAAAGGTGCTATGGAAGTTTTGCTGGGACTGAATATCCGGAAGGTTACCCCTGAAAGATTTGTCAACGAAGATTTTCAGGAGCCAGTTTTTACTCAACTGAATAGTCGAGACTACAACAAACACAAAGAAGGTAAAGAATTCACAAGATCAGAGTTTTTTGAACAGCCAGAAAATTTCGAATCGGATTTTTATCAATATGCAAAATGTGCTGACATTTTGATTGCCTGCGCCTACTGGCATCCAGCAGCACCAGTGCTCTTCACTAGAGAGGAAGCCACGCATCGAGATTTCAAAATCAACATCATCGCGGATGTAACCTGTGATATCGAGGGCTCAATTCCGTCTACTATCCGTCCGGCAACCATCGACGAACCAGTATTTGACTATGACCCAACTACGGGACAAGAGATGCCTCCATTTTCAGATGAAGGCAATATTTCTGTCATGTCGGTAGACAATTTACCTTGTGAATTACCGAGGAATGCTTCTGAGGATTTTGGGAAGGAATTGGTAAACAATGTACTTCCGTGTTTACTTGGTGATGACCCTGATAAAATAATTGAAAGAGCAACCATTGCAGAAAACGGAAAATTGACTGCTCACTATGCATATTTGCAAGATTATGCAGACGGCAAGGAGTAA
- the accD gene encoding acetyl-CoA carboxylase, carboxyltransferase subunit beta produces MAWFNRKDKGIQTPTTAKKEAPDGLWYKTPSGKIVHMRELKNNSYVSPEDDYHVRIGSKEYFEILFDNNEFKELDAEMTSADPLNFTDSKPYPTRIAATQKKSGLKDAVRSAVGKMHNKDIVIACMDFSFIGGSMGSVVGEKIARAIDYSLKHKIPFLMISKSGGARMMEAGFSLMQMAKTSAKLALLSEAKIPYISLLTDPTTGGVTASYAMLGDFNIAEPGALIGFAGPRVIRETIGKDLPKGFQSAEFVLDHGFLDFIVDRRSLKKKLTTLLELLEN; encoded by the coding sequence ATGGCTTGGTTTAATAGAAAAGACAAAGGCATCCAGACGCCTACAACAGCAAAAAAAGAAGCTCCTGACGGGCTGTGGTACAAAACCCCTAGCGGTAAAATTGTGCACATGCGAGAGCTGAAAAACAATTCATATGTAAGTCCTGAAGATGACTATCACGTAAGAATTGGCTCAAAGGAGTACTTCGAGATTTTGTTTGACAATAATGAGTTTAAGGAACTAGACGCTGAAATGACTTCAGCCGATCCTTTGAACTTTACGGATTCAAAACCTTATCCTACACGAATTGCTGCTACCCAGAAAAAATCAGGGTTAAAAGATGCAGTGAGAAGCGCAGTTGGAAAAATGCACAACAAGGATATCGTGATCGCCTGTATGGACTTTAGCTTTATTGGTGGATCTATGGGTTCAGTAGTTGGAGAAAAAATTGCTAGAGCGATTGATTACTCACTAAAGCACAAGATTCCATTTTTGATGATCTCTAAATCAGGAGGAGCAAGAATGATGGAAGCTGGATTTTCCTTGATGCAAATGGCGAAGACTTCAGCCAAGCTGGCGTTATTATCCGAAGCGAAAATTCCGTACATCTCATTATTGACAGACCCGACTACTGGAGGAGTAACTGCTTCATATGCTATGCTTGGCGACTTCAATATTGCTGAGCCTGGTGCCTTGATTGGATTTGCAGGGCCGAGAGTAATTAGAGAAACTATTGGAAAGGATTTACCGAAAGGATTCCAAAGTGCAGAGTTTGTCTTGGATCATGGCTTCCTTGATTTTATTGTAGATCGAAGAAGTTTGAAAAAGAAACTAACCACGTTATTGGAGCTACTAGAGAACTAG